A stretch of DNA from Dokdonia sp. PRO95:
GATGGCATAAGTGTACATTATCTAACTACCTCAAAAGATAAAATTGAGGATACACCTAATTATAAAGGATTTTACTGGAATACAAAGACAGACGAGCTAGACGAAGCATGTTTTGATGGAGTCGAAACAATTATCCACCTTGCTGGAGCATCCATTGCGCAGCGCTGGACATTAGAAAATAAAAAGGCAATTTTTGAAAGTAGAGCCACAACAGCGAGATTGTTGTATAGTGCGCTTTCGCGAAAGCGGTCTAAAAACCAACCTATTTCTATAAAGCATTACATATCTGCCAGTGCAGTAGGTGGCTATCCATCATCATTTACAAAATTGTATGATGAATCTTATCCGGAATATGCTAAAGGCTTTTTAGGACAAGTTGTTGAAGAGTGGGAAAATGCTGCTTTAGAGTTTCAAAAGCTCGATATCATTACTAGCCGCGTGAGAACGGGGATTATTCTCGATAAAGACAGTGGAGCATTACCTAAAATTATGCAACCTGTAAAATATGGAGCAGGTGCACCATTAGGATCAGGAAAACAATGGCAATCATGGATTCATGTAGATGATATGGCAGGGATTTACTTCCATATATTAAAAAATAAATTGGCTGGTATATATAATGGGGTAGCACCACATCCAGTTACAAATAAAAATCTGACAGAGGTGGTAGCAGACACTATGGGCAAACCACTTATAATATCTAGGGTTCCTAAATTTGCACTTAAACTTATGCTAGGCGACATGGCAGCAATTGTGCTTGAAAGTCAAAAAGTAAGCGCTCTTAAAATTAAAACAGATGGATATAAATTTAAATACCCAAAAATCGATCAAGCTATTGAAAGCTTATTAGACTAACCAAAAAAAGAAAAGCCACTCGCGAGAGTGGCTTTTTTTATGCTCTATAAAAAGTAAGTCTTAAGCTTTAGTAGCTTTAAGATTTACAGTAAGCTCGATATCGTCAGATATAAATTTATCTCCTAGATTGTCAAATACAGATTGTGACCCGTAG
This window harbors:
- a CDS encoding TIGR01777 family oxidoreductase, with product MKVLITGATGLVGRALTDLCHKDGISVHYLTTSKDKIEDTPNYKGFYWNTKTDELDEACFDGVETIIHLAGASIAQRWTLENKKAIFESRATTARLLYSALSRKRSKNQPISIKHYISASAVGGYPSSFTKLYDESYPEYAKGFLGQVVEEWENAALEFQKLDIITSRVRTGIILDKDSGALPKIMQPVKYGAGAPLGSGKQWQSWIHVDDMAGIYFHILKNKLAGIYNGVAPHPVTNKNLTEVVADTMGKPLIISRVPKFALKLMLGDMAAIVLESQKVSALKIKTDGYKFKYPKIDQAIESLLD